In Falco biarmicus isolate bFalBia1 chromosome 6, bFalBia1.pri, whole genome shotgun sequence, the following are encoded in one genomic region:
- the HS3ST5 gene encoding heparan sulfate glucosamine 3-O-sulfotransferase 5: MLFKQQALLRQKLFVLGSLAIGSLLYLVARVGSLDRLQPLCPIDGRFGPRSQDEIPLRALQFKRGLLHEFRKGNATKEQIRLHNLVQQLPKAIIIGVRKGGTRALLEMLNLHPAVVKASQEIHFFDNDENYAKGIEWYRKKMPFSYPHQITIEKSPAYFITEEVPERIYKMNSSIKLLIIVREPTTRAISDYTQVLEGKERKNKTYYKFEKLAIDPNTCEVNTKYKAVRTSIYTKHLERWLKYFPIEQFHIVDGDRLITEPLPELQLVEKFLNLPPRISQYNLYFNATRGFYCLRFNIVFNKCLAGSKGRIHPEVDTSVITKLRKFFHPFNQKFYQITGRTFNWP, from the exons ATGCTATTCAAACAGCAGGCGTTGCTGAGACAGAAGCTCTTTGTGCTAGGCAGCCTTGCTATTGGAAGTCTCCTATATCTAGTTGCCAGAGTTGGGAGCTTGGATAG actgcagcccctctgccccatTGACGGTCGATTTGGACCCCGCAGCCAGGACGAAATCCCACTGCGAGCTCTGCAGTTCAAGCGAGGGCTTCTCCATGAATTCCGAAAGGGCAATGCCACCAAGGAACAAATACGACTGCACAATCTGGTTCAGCAGCTCCCCAAGGCCATTATCATTGGGGTGCGGAAAGGAGGCACCCGAGCACTGCTGGAGATGCTGAACCTTCATCCCGCAGTGGTCAAAGCTTCTCAAGAGATTCACTTCTTTGACAATGATGAGAACTATGCCAAGGGGATCGAGTGGTACcggaaaaaaatgcctttttcttaCCCTCATCAAATAACAATTGAGAAAAGCCCTGCATATTTTATTACTGAGGAAGTACCTGAAAGGATTTACAAAATGAACTCATCTATCAAATTATTGATCATTGTCAGGGAACCTACCACAAGAGCTATTTCTGATTACACTCAGGTGCTGGAaggtaaggaaagaaagaacaaaacttaCTACAAATTTGAGAAGCTGGCTATTGATCCTAATACCTGCGAAGTGAACACTAAGTATAAGGCGGTGAGAACCAGCATCTACACAAAACATCTGGAGAGATGGTTAAAATACTTCCCAATCGAGCAGTTTCATATAGTGGACGGCGACCGGCTCATCACAGAACCACTGCCAGAACTCCAGCTGGTTGAGAAGTTCCTAAATCTTCCTCCAAGGATAAGTCAGTACAATTTATACTTCAATGCCACCAGAGGGTTTTACTGCTTGCGATTTAACATTGTCTTTAACAAGTGCCTGGCGGGTAGCAAGGGACGCATCCATCCAGAGGTGGACACCTCTGTCATTACCAAATTGCGCAAGTTCTTTCATCCTTTTAATCAAAAATTTTATCAGATCACTGGGAGGACATTTAACTGGCCCTAG